In the genome of Shewanella glacialimarina, one region contains:
- a CDS encoding glutamate-5-semialdehyde dehydrogenase, which yields MNLMTTMSKQASQAARVLANLDTATKNNVLLMMAAELRKESKVILDANKIDMDGAKQDNVASAMLDRLLLNQERIELMAKGIEDIVKLEDPVGKIRDIGEQPNGLKISKMRMPLGVVCMIYEARPNVTADAGALCFKSGNAIILRGGKEAIHSSKAIASILQKTLASFGLPEALISVVPNADRQLLMDLMDQRGLIDVIIPRGGEGLINFVTDNSKVPVIQHFKGVCHLYVDKDADFDKAINILLNGKTQRTGVCNALEGLVVHQEIVNDFMPLVAKNLAEHKVTINACATSLPFFKQANLLAEEDFGQEYLDLEIAIKVVDNMDKALDHIHQNGSHHTEVICTENPERAQRFQRSVDASVVMVNASSRFSDGSQLGLGAEIGIATTKLHAYGPMGLEALTAEKFLVSGNGHVRG from the coding sequence ATGAATTTAATGACAACTATGTCAAAACAGGCGTCACAAGCAGCACGCGTGTTAGCAAACTTAGATACAGCAACAAAGAATAACGTTTTATTAATGATGGCCGCAGAGCTTCGTAAAGAGTCAAAAGTCATACTTGATGCTAATAAAATCGATATGGATGGTGCTAAGCAAGATAATGTCGCCAGTGCAATGCTTGACCGTTTATTGCTAAACCAAGAACGTATTGAACTTATGGCTAAAGGGATAGAAGACATTGTTAAGCTTGAGGATCCAGTTGGTAAAATACGCGATATAGGTGAGCAGCCTAACGGGCTTAAAATCAGTAAAATGCGCATGCCTTTAGGTGTGGTTTGTATGATTTATGAAGCAAGACCTAATGTCACCGCGGATGCGGGCGCCCTGTGTTTTAAATCAGGTAATGCCATTATTTTACGAGGCGGCAAAGAAGCGATTCATTCAAGTAAGGCTATCGCCAGTATTTTACAAAAGACCTTAGCCTCGTTCGGCTTACCTGAAGCACTAATCAGTGTAGTACCTAATGCTGACAGACAACTGCTGATGGATTTGATGGATCAACGCGGCCTGATTGACGTAATCATTCCCCGTGGCGGCGAAGGGTTAATTAACTTTGTCACAGACAACAGTAAAGTACCGGTTATTCAGCACTTTAAAGGTGTTTGCCATCTATACGTTGATAAAGATGCTGATTTTGACAAAGCAATCAATATCCTGCTGAACGGCAAAACCCAACGTACAGGGGTGTGTAATGCACTAGAAGGCTTAGTGGTTCACCAGGAGATTGTTAACGACTTTATGCCGTTAGTCGCAAAAAACCTAGCTGAACATAAGGTTACCATCAACGCCTGTGCCACCAGCCTGCCTTTCTTTAAGCAAGCTAATTTATTGGCTGAAGAAGATTTTGGTCAAGAATATCTTGATTTAGAAATCGCCATTAAAGTGGTCGATAATATGGATAAAGCTTTAGATCACATTCATCAAAATGGCAGCCATCACACTGAAGTCATTTGTACTGAAAACCCTGAGCGTGCTCAACGTTTCCAGCGTAGTGTTGATGCCTCGGTCGTAATGGTCAATGCCTCATCGCGTTTTTCTGATGGTAGTCAGCTAGGTTTAGGTGCCGAAATTGGTATTGCCACCACTAAGCTACATGCCTATGGTCCTATGGGGTTAGAAGCATTAACCGCTGAAAAGTTTTTAGTGTCTGGTAACGGCCACGTTAGAGGCTAG
- the proB gene encoding glutamate 5-kinase produces the protein MSLSNNKRIVIKVGSALIAPGSDGCSPKYLKNIADFIKRCRKQGLQVILVSSGSVAAGRQWFNVDNPSTALKKAMAAAGQNDMMAIWTKLLDMPLAQILLTQGDLCNRERYVSIKETIESLLEYDVLPVINENDTVTSEELKVGDNDNLAAMAAAAINADTLIMCTDVDGLYDKNPHSHSDAKLLQQVDVITPEIYAMAGGAVSSTGTGGMQTKIEAAEKATAHGIDTFIINGFDVNSFNQLLEGKNPGTHFLSSSEPLSPAVHWMTHTVRERGEVIINDPTTPFGDNEDMLTRENIIEVKGQFSAGDTILVTTDDGTRVAKAMTNYSSCLLNYIAHEQDDIKTTDGYFSEDNSIISKEHLTVLENT, from the coding sequence ATGTCTTTAAGTAATAATAAACGGATCGTTATCAAAGTGGGCAGTGCATTAATTGCCCCAGGTAGTGACGGTTGCAGTCCTAAATACCTGAAAAACATCGCCGACTTTATTAAACGTTGCCGCAAACAAGGCTTACAAGTCATTTTGGTTTCTTCTGGTTCAGTCGCTGCGGGTCGTCAATGGTTTAATGTTGATAATCCTTCAACAGCATTGAAGAAAGCCATGGCCGCTGCGGGTCAAAACGACATGATGGCAATATGGACTAAATTGCTTGATATGCCTCTGGCACAAATATTACTGACTCAAGGCGACTTATGTAATCGTGAGCGCTATGTCAGCATTAAAGAGACCATTGAGTCACTTTTGGAATATGACGTATTGCCAGTTATTAATGAGAATGACACTGTCACGTCTGAAGAACTGAAAGTGGGCGATAATGATAATCTCGCCGCAATGGCTGCTGCTGCCATAAATGCAGATACCTTAATTATGTGTACTGATGTTGATGGGCTTTATGATAAAAACCCACACAGCCACAGTGATGCAAAATTATTACAACAAGTCGATGTCATCACACCGGAAATATATGCCATGGCCGGTGGTGCCGTAAGCTCAACAGGCACAGGTGGTATGCAAACCAAGATTGAGGCTGCAGAAAAAGCCACTGCACATGGCATTGATACCTTCATCATTAATGGTTTTGACGTTAATTCTTTTAACCAACTACTTGAAGGTAAAAACCCTGGCACTCACTTTCTATCCAGTAGCGAGCCATTATCACCAGCCGTGCATTGGATGACTCACACTGTTCGCGAACGTGGCGAAGTGATCATCAATGACCCCACCACCCCATTTGGTGACAATGAAGACATGTTGACCCGCGAAAATATTATTGAAGTAAAAGGTCAGTTTTCTGCAGGAGACACCATTTTGGTCACTACAGATGATGGAACTAGAGTGGCTAAAGCCATGACAAATTACAGTAGTTGCCTATTGAATTATATCGCCCATGAACAAGACGATATAAAAACAACCGACGGCTACTTTTCTGAAGACAATTCCATTATCTCAAAAGAGCATTTAACCGTTTTGGAGAACACATGA
- the putP gene encoding sodium/proline symporter PutP, with amino-acid sequence MNYTYFTLTLYFMLMLGIGIYAAKKSTSNLSDYMLGGRKVSPQVTALSAGASDMSGWMLMGLPGAIFVSGFSTVWVALGLVVGAWANYKLVAPKLRVYTEVANDALTLPDFFAQRFHKKDGIIKLVSAIVVIIFFTLYTSAGLVGGGKLFESAFGLDYQLGVFITMLVVVAYTLLGGFLAVSLTDFVQGVIMFIALVMVPVVALTYFESTETMMAYSLEEIPSFSQSLESLTVLSLLSSLAWGLGYFGQPHIIVRFMAIDTVKNIKTARRIGMSWMTVTILGALATGLTGVAYVNKYNVDLKDPETIFIFFSNVLFHPLISGFLLAAILAAVMSTISSQLLVSSSSLTEDIYRVYSKKTLSQKHLVNVGRGCVFVVALIAAVMALQPSSNILGIVSNAWAGFGAAFGPLILFCLLWERVTYSGALAGIITGAATVLFWIYAPVLDGGATLSSLVYEMLPGFLISALSIWLVSLWSEKPSKKITDQFKEVNQVLIESTS; translated from the coding sequence ATGAATTATACCTATTTCACATTAACTTTATATTTTATGTTAATGCTAGGCATCGGAATTTATGCCGCTAAAAAATCCACTTCTAACTTATCTGATTACATGTTGGGCGGCAGAAAAGTCAGCCCTCAAGTAACCGCACTCTCCGCTGGAGCCTCAGATATGAGTGGTTGGATGTTGATGGGTTTACCCGGCGCTATTTTTGTTTCTGGTTTTAGCACTGTCTGGGTTGCTTTAGGCTTGGTTGTAGGTGCATGGGCAAATTATAAGTTAGTCGCCCCTAAGTTACGTGTATACACCGAAGTCGCTAATGACGCGTTAACCTTGCCCGATTTCTTTGCCCAACGTTTTCATAAAAAAGATGGCATTATTAAGCTAGTATCTGCGATTGTCGTCATTATCTTCTTTACGCTTTATACCTCTGCAGGCTTGGTTGGCGGCGGCAAACTATTTGAATCAGCATTTGGACTCGACTATCAGCTAGGCGTTTTCATCACCATGCTTGTCGTTGTCGCTTACACCTTACTAGGTGGTTTTCTTGCGGTAAGTCTGACCGACTTTGTGCAGGGCGTCATTATGTTCATCGCGCTAGTTATGGTGCCCGTGGTGGCTCTTACTTATTTTGAAAGCACAGAAACCATGATGGCTTACTCACTAGAAGAGATCCCCTCTTTCAGTCAAAGCCTTGAAAGTCTTACCGTATTATCATTATTATCAAGCTTAGCCTGGGGCCTAGGTTACTTTGGTCAGCCACATATTATTGTTAGGTTTATGGCAATTGATACGGTTAAGAATATCAAAACAGCTAGACGTATTGGCATGAGTTGGATGACGGTCACCATTTTGGGTGCGTTAGCAACAGGTTTAACTGGGGTGGCGTATGTGAATAAATATAATGTTGATTTAAAAGACCCTGAAACCATTTTTATTTTCTTTTCGAACGTCTTATTTCACCCACTAATTAGTGGTTTCTTATTAGCCGCTATTTTAGCCGCGGTAATGAGCACAATATCATCACAGCTTTTAGTGTCATCAAGTTCACTCACCGAAGACATTTACCGTGTTTACAGTAAAAAAACGCTGTCGCAAAAACACTTAGTGAATGTGGGCAGAGGATGCGTATTTGTCGTTGCACTAATCGCGGCAGTCATGGCATTACAACCGTCTAGCAATATTCTTGGCATTGTCAGTAACGCATGGGCAGGGTTTGGTGCCGCATTTGGTCCATTAATTTTGTTCTGTCTGCTGTGGGAGCGAGTCACTTATAGCGGTGCACTTGCCGGAATTATCACTGGGGCGGCAACAGTATTGTTTTGGATTTATGCGCCAGTGTTAGACGGTGGCGCAACACTCAGTAGCTTAGTGTATGAAATGCTACCTGGGTTTTTAATTAGTGCACTCAGCATATGGCTTGTTAGTCTTTGGAGCGAAAAGCCTTCAAAGAAAATAACTGACCAATTTAAAGAAGTTAATCAAGTATTGATTGAAAGCACATCATAA
- a CDS encoding MarR family winged helix-turn-helix transcriptional regulator — translation MKKYEELLVSLRQVIRAIDLYSKKLSKETGLTSPQLLVLLSIAEHDGAMVKEVAKTINLSSATITSIVDRLEKRGLVTRTRSTTDKRKVGISLTDQGKEIIKDSPKPLQDHFIARFESMQEWEQSQMLATMQRISSMMDAEKLDVSPVLEVGQIYLHEY, via the coding sequence ATGAAAAAGTATGAAGAGTTACTGGTCTCTTTGCGGCAGGTTATCCGCGCAATTGATTTGTATTCAAAGAAGTTATCTAAAGAAACTGGTTTAACAAGCCCACAACTATTGGTCTTGCTGTCGATTGCGGAACATGACGGTGCTATGGTCAAAGAGGTGGCTAAAACCATTAACTTAAGCTCGGCAACCATTACTAGCATTGTCGATCGTCTAGAAAAGCGAGGGTTAGTGACACGTACGCGTTCAACTACAGATAAACGCAAGGTGGGGATCAGTTTAACTGATCAAGGCAAAGAGATAATTAAAGACTCTCCTAAGCCTTTGCAAGATCACTTTATTGCCCGTTTTGAGTCAATGCAAGAGTGGGAACAGTCGCAGATGTTGGCGACCATGCAACGAATTTCAAGTATGATGGATGCCGAAAAATTAGATGTATCACCTGTTTTAGAAGTTGGGCAAATATATCTGCATGAGTATTAG
- the iadA gene encoding beta-aspartyl-peptidase — MQLFKNAQVYAPMYLGKKDVLLGGGKIIAIEDNIELTANSFITVIDATGRLLTPGFVDSLVHITGGGGEGGYTTRTPEMHINDAIKGGVTTVIGVLGTDAQTRSLENLLAKAYALEEQGLSVFCYTGSYHLPMVTITQSVKHDIMLIDKFIGVGEVAIADHRSSQITSHEMARLTSEARVAGMLAGKVGIVSIHVGDEPSKLALLEQVISQFDIPITQYYPTHINRSKALLEAGIEFALKGGFIDFTTSTTAQIIQQGEVPAAKALALALDKQTPISQLTMSSDGNASLPVFDTKGNLVDLQMGQVSSLHQAMVDAVKLFNVPIELALASITESPANILRLTHKGRVAIDMDGDINLLNAQTLAIEAVYSKGKLVFSEGRSRLNIPF, encoded by the coding sequence ATGCAATTATTTAAAAATGCACAAGTTTATGCCCCAATGTACCTGGGTAAAAAAGATGTTCTGTTGGGCGGCGGTAAAATTATTGCCATTGAAGATAATATTGAACTCACCGCCAATTCATTCATTACTGTCATTGATGCAACAGGACGACTATTAACCCCAGGATTTGTAGACTCTCTGGTGCACATTACCGGTGGGGGTGGCGAAGGCGGATACACGACTCGCACTCCAGAAATGCACATAAACGACGCGATTAAGGGTGGCGTAACCACAGTGATAGGCGTACTGGGGACAGATGCTCAAACCCGCAGTTTAGAAAATCTTCTCGCCAAAGCATATGCGTTAGAAGAGCAAGGTTTATCAGTATTTTGTTATACCGGCTCCTACCACTTGCCTATGGTCACCATTACCCAATCAGTTAAGCATGACATTATGCTGATCGATAAATTTATTGGTGTCGGTGAAGTGGCTATTGCCGATCATCGCAGCTCGCAAATAACCTCACACGAAATGGCCCGACTCACATCAGAAGCCAGAGTAGCTGGCATGTTGGCTGGTAAAGTCGGGATTGTCAGTATTCATGTGGGGGATGAGCCCAGTAAACTAGCATTACTTGAACAGGTGATTAGTCAGTTTGATATCCCCATTACTCAGTACTACCCAACCCATATTAACCGCAGTAAAGCGCTGTTAGAGGCAGGTATTGAGTTTGCCCTTAAGGGTGGGTTTATTGACTTCACCACCAGCACCACGGCACAAATTATTCAACAGGGGGAAGTTCCCGCTGCAAAGGCATTAGCATTAGCACTAGACAAACAGACTCCAATTAGCCAACTGACCATGAGCTCAGATGGTAATGCTAGTCTGCCGGTATTTGATACTAAAGGTAACCTAGTTGATTTACAGATGGGCCAAGTTAGCAGCCTACATCAAGCTATGGTTGATGCTGTTAAACTATTCAACGTGCCTATTGAACTTGCTTTAGCCTCAATAACTGAGTCACCAGCAAATATATTAAGGCTGACACACAAAGGCAGGGTAGCTATTGATATGGACGGCGATATTAATTTATTGAATGCGCAGACATTGGCTATTGAAGCGGTATACAGTAAAGGTAAGTTAGTGTTCTCTGAGGGGAGATCACGCCTTAACATACCGTTCTAA
- the yfcC gene encoding putative basic amino acid antiporter YfcC produces MKLQTAREMPDAFIILFFVVLFAAITTHFVPAGFFEVAINPDTNKSALIAGSFQFASDYQGVPLFAEQGEIGFLNFAFEGMVSGDKWGSAIGVMMFIIITGGAFGIIMQTKAVDNGILALIAKTQKFELAFIPILFVLFSAGGAIFGMGEEAIAFCIVLLPLMRAIGYDGIVTILVTYVATQIGFAASWMNPFSVAIAQGIADLPLMSGLEFRVIMWFIFTSVGVAFTMHYAQKIKRNPELSPCFNEEVFSTEPQVKVKFNLTDGLILTTFMLGIVWVIWGVIARGYYIPELASQFFTLGCAIGLIAILSKRLKVNDVANAFKKGAQELLPAAMIVGMAKGIVIILGGDQADTPSVLNTLLHYTGLFLGQLPETVSAVFMYLFQSIFNFFIASGSGQAALTMPIMAPLSDILGLPRQIAVLAFQLGDGLTNIIIPTSAALIGCLGVAKVDWFVWAKFIWRFMLLLVSISITFMIIAVSINFS; encoded by the coding sequence ATGAAGTTACAGACAGCTCGAGAAATGCCAGATGCCTTCATCATCTTGTTTTTTGTTGTGTTATTTGCCGCAATTACCACCCACTTTGTCCCAGCAGGTTTTTTTGAAGTGGCTATCAATCCTGATACCAATAAATCAGCATTAATTGCCGGTAGCTTTCAGTTTGCCAGCGACTATCAGGGTGTGCCTTTATTTGCCGAACAGGGTGAAATTGGCTTTCTCAATTTTGCCTTTGAAGGCATGGTTTCAGGTGACAAATGGGGCTCAGCCATTGGAGTAATGATGTTTATCATTATTACTGGCGGCGCCTTTGGCATCATCATGCAAACCAAAGCGGTTGATAATGGTATTTTGGCGTTAATCGCTAAAACCCAAAAATTTGAACTGGCTTTTATTCCTATTCTATTTGTATTATTTTCTGCAGGCGGTGCGATATTTGGTATGGGCGAAGAAGCCATTGCCTTTTGTATTGTGCTGTTACCCTTAATGCGCGCCATAGGCTACGACGGTATTGTGACAATTTTAGTCACTTATGTGGCGACTCAAATTGGTTTTGCCGCATCTTGGATGAACCCTTTTAGTGTTGCAATAGCTCAGGGTATTGCTGACCTTCCGTTAATGTCAGGCTTAGAGTTTAGAGTGATAATGTGGTTTATTTTTACCTCTGTCGGTGTTGCATTTACTATGCACTACGCCCAAAAAATAAAACGAAACCCTGAACTATCCCCCTGCTTTAACGAAGAAGTTTTTTCAACTGAGCCGCAGGTAAAAGTTAAATTCAATTTAACCGATGGCCTTATTCTCACCACTTTTATGCTGGGTATTGTTTGGGTTATTTGGGGTGTTATTGCCAGAGGTTATTATATTCCCGAACTGGCAAGTCAGTTTTTTACCTTAGGTTGTGCGATAGGTTTAATCGCCATTCTCAGTAAACGCCTTAAAGTTAATGATGTTGCCAATGCCTTTAAAAAAGGCGCACAAGAATTATTGCCGGCGGCAATGATTGTCGGCATGGCCAAGGGTATCGTGATTATATTAGGCGGCGATCAAGCGGACACTCCATCTGTATTAAACACCCTGCTGCACTATACTGGTCTATTTTTAGGACAATTACCTGAAACCGTTTCAGCGGTTTTTATGTACTTATTTCAATCCATATTTAACTTTTTCATCGCATCGGGTTCTGGCCAAGCTGCGTTAACTATGCCGATTATGGCGCCATTATCTGATATTTTAGGCTTACCCCGTCAAATTGCCGTATTAGCCTTTCAATTAGGTGACGGCTTAACCAATATCATCATCCCAACATCTGCCGCGCTGATTGGCTGTCTTGGTGTAGCTAAAGTAGATTGGTTTGTTTGGGCCAAATTTATATGGCGATTTATGTTGCTGCTGGTCAGCATTTCGATCACGTTTATGATTATTGCCGTCAGCATCAATTTTAGCTAA
- a CDS encoding TonB-dependent receptor yields the protein MRSSVLLCAVFGMTLSPVALAVANELEKSQPEQTVERVEVTGSRLKGVDMEGANPLQSFSQDEIAKKGYGSVSEFLRDLPQASSAGTFSESGGVAGADGAPAGASGVSLRGLGSSSTLVLVNGRRVAVDSFSNGSDSFVNVNSIPLTAIERIDVLTDGASSIYGSDAIAGVINFILRKDFVGHELSAQYGNDTSDHDASKTNLTYAGGFETTNSNTTIVVDYATRNPIFNSDRPVNVTYESNTRMSIDGDDYAENWCGDDTQKSGSRCNYDYVIQRAIQPDYENIGATLNHIYRLDSGLEFFAEGMFQQNNGSSYEAPAGYTAYVAGDSVNVPQYVQDIDMLDGSVSDFITVRTRFPERRIQEYDTQSYRMLAGIRGDIADWSVESALSYGKSTNEIRNVSGYMNANRLDAAVANDSFNPFNLGQDSSSAQIAALRDPGVRQGESEVLSLDFNFAGDLFELPAGMVSSVFGGEFRKEDIFDKPSVNAVNNEIIGLGASDAAADRTQYAAYGEFNFPLAESLDLIAALRYDHYSDFGGDVNPKVSLRYNPIDELVLRASWSTGFRAPSLSQLGAGTSLGSQYINCGADEAYNALCGTAGADLGELEFDQETLGNKGLEAEKSQAINVGMSWNATDELQLTVDYWRYEHDDIVDIDANTTLDACIKDPANVVGSVAELGDNFGCVVDGRGDISFLRTGYFNVGNQSTDGLDYNVNYRLDTKTIGEFKFYVAGTETFSFERQVTPTSPVEDLLGKLSGASETARPERVIDLGTDWEVDNWNANISGHYISSMGDGDFKFDNETVEDWLTFSASIGYELNENHTVLLSVRNLTDEEPPYASSPTNGYASSVHDWLGRRWNVRYTFKF from the coding sequence ATGAGAAGTTCAGTACTTTTATGTGCCGTTTTTGGCATGACGTTATCACCTGTTGCCTTAGCCGTTGCCAACGAATTAGAAAAATCACAACCAGAACAAACAGTAGAACGGGTTGAAGTGACGGGGTCACGCCTTAAAGGTGTCGATATGGAAGGGGCTAACCCTTTGCAAAGTTTTAGCCAGGATGAAATAGCCAAAAAAGGCTATGGATCTGTCAGTGAGTTTTTACGTGATTTACCCCAGGCATCAAGCGCTGGAACTTTCTCTGAGTCTGGCGGAGTAGCAGGAGCAGATGGTGCCCCTGCTGGCGCTTCAGGGGTCAGTTTACGAGGACTAGGCTCAAGCTCTACCCTAGTATTAGTCAATGGTCGACGTGTTGCAGTGGATTCATTTTCAAACGGTTCAGACTCTTTTGTGAACGTTAACTCCATCCCGCTTACTGCAATCGAACGGATTGATGTGTTAACCGATGGCGCCTCATCGATTTATGGCTCTGATGCTATCGCTGGGGTGATTAACTTTATCCTACGTAAAGATTTTGTCGGCCATGAATTAAGTGCACAATATGGTAATGACACTTCAGACCACGATGCCAGTAAAACCAATCTGACCTATGCTGGCGGGTTTGAAACCACTAATAGTAATACAACCATTGTGGTTGACTATGCTACGCGCAATCCAATTTTTAACAGTGATAGACCGGTTAATGTGACATATGAGTCTAATACGCGTATGTCAATAGACGGTGATGACTACGCCGAAAATTGGTGTGGTGACGATACCCAAAAAAGTGGTAGTCGTTGTAACTATGACTACGTCATTCAACGCGCCATTCAACCTGATTATGAAAACATAGGCGCTACACTGAATCATATCTATCGACTTGATAGTGGTTTAGAATTTTTTGCTGAAGGCATGTTTCAACAAAATAACGGCTCATCCTATGAAGCTCCAGCTGGCTACACGGCTTATGTGGCCGGTGATTCGGTAAATGTTCCTCAATACGTTCAAGATATCGATATGCTAGATGGTAGCGTGAGTGATTTTATCACAGTACGAACGCGTTTCCCTGAGCGTCGAATTCAAGAATATGACACCCAAAGCTACCGTATGTTAGCGGGTATTAGAGGGGATATAGCCGATTGGAGTGTCGAGTCGGCACTGAGCTACGGTAAATCGACCAATGAAATTAGAAACGTATCTGGCTACATGAATGCCAATCGTCTAGATGCCGCGGTGGCAAACGATAGCTTTAATCCATTTAATTTAGGCCAAGATAGCAGTTCAGCTCAAATAGCGGCATTACGTGATCCTGGCGTGCGTCAGGGTGAGTCTGAAGTGTTATCACTCGATTTTAACTTCGCTGGAGACTTATTTGAGCTGCCTGCTGGTATGGTAAGTTCAGTATTTGGTGGCGAGTTCAGAAAAGAAGATATTTTTGACAAACCTTCAGTGAATGCCGTTAATAATGAAATCATTGGCTTGGGCGCCAGCGACGCCGCCGCAGATCGCACTCAATACGCTGCATATGGTGAGTTTAACTTCCCATTAGCTGAATCACTCGACTTAATCGCAGCCTTACGTTACGACCATTACAGTGATTTTGGTGGTGATGTAAACCCTAAAGTCTCGTTACGTTATAACCCAATCGATGAGCTGGTATTACGTGCATCTTGGAGCACAGGTTTTAGAGCGCCATCGTTATCTCAACTGGGTGCTGGCACCTCATTAGGCAGCCAATATATTAATTGCGGTGCAGATGAAGCTTATAACGCATTATGTGGCACAGCTGGTGCCGATTTAGGCGAATTAGAGTTTGACCAAGAAACCTTAGGCAATAAAGGCTTAGAAGCAGAAAAGTCGCAAGCGATTAACGTGGGCATGTCATGGAATGCGACCGATGAATTGCAATTGACTGTCGATTATTGGCGCTATGAGCATGATGATATTGTTGATATTGACGCGAATACCACCCTGGATGCCTGTATTAAAGATCCTGCTAACGTGGTCGGTAGTGTTGCTGAGTTAGGCGATAATTTTGGCTGTGTTGTTGATGGACGAGGTGATATTAGCTTCTTACGCACAGGTTATTTTAACGTTGGCAATCAAAGTACTGACGGCTTAGATTATAACGTTAACTATCGCTTAGACACCAAAACAATAGGTGAGTTTAAGTTCTATGTAGCTGGTACTGAAACCTTCTCGTTTGAACGCCAAGTGACACCGACTAGTCCTGTTGAAGACTTATTAGGCAAGCTCAGTGGTGCATCTGAAACCGCGCGCCCTGAACGTGTTATTGATTTAGGCACAGACTGGGAAGTTGATAACTGGAATGCCAACATTTCAGGTCATTACATTAGCTCCATGGGTGACGGTGACTTTAAGTTTGATAATGAAACCGTTGAAGATTGGTTAACCTTTAGCGCCAGTATTGGCTATGAGCTTAACGAAAATCACACTGTATTGTTATCGGTCCGCAACCTAACCGATGAAGAGCCACCCTATGCTTCTTCACCTACTAATGGCTATGCCAGCTCGGTACATGATTGGCTCGGACGCCGCTGGAATGTACGTTATACTTTTAAGTTTTAA